In Flavobacterium piscisymbiosum, the sequence GGAAAAATAATGTAGAAAATTTCATTAAAAAAGGTTTATTATTAGCATAACGACTGAAAAACTGAAAACTGCCACTGCGACTGAAAACTATCTCGGAATCTCAACAGTTTCTATAATTTGTTTTATAATTTCAGAGCTTGTAATACCTTCCATTTCGCGTTCTGGCGCTACAATTACACGATGTTGCAAAACCGGAATCGTAGCTTCTTTAATATCTTCAGGAGTTACAAAATCACGTCCGCGAATGGCGGCGAAACCTTTTGCAGCGTTTAAAATCGCGATCGAAGCACGAGGCGAAGCTCCCAGATATAAAAACGCATTTTCGCGGGTGTTTACTACAATTCTTGCAATATATTCCAGTAGGTTTTGCTCTACTCTTATTTGTTTTACTAAAGCCTGATATTCTTTTATTTCAGCGGCAGAAAGTATTGTTTTTATAGCTTCCAGTTTTCCCTGATCCTGCAATAAATGTTCTCGTTGAATGATCAGGATTTCTTCTTCTAATTTTGGGTAATCAATTGTAATTTTAAATAGAAAACGGTCTAATTGCGCTTCCGGCAAACGGTATGTTCCTTCCTGCTCAATTGGGTTTTGCGTTGCAATAACCAAAAAAGGCGTTTCAAGTTGGTAAGCAGATCCGTCAATTGTGATCTGGCGTTCTTCCATAACTTCAAAAAGTGCTGCTTGTGTTTTGGCAGGCGCACGATTGATCTCGTCAATTAAAATTAAATTAGAGAAAATAGGCCCTTTTTTAAACTCAAATTCAGAAGTTTTTAAATTAAAGATTGAAGTTCCTAAAATATCAGACGGCATTAAATCCGGCGTAAACTGAATTCGGCTAAAGCCAATATTCAACGTTTTCGATAATAATTTGGCTGTGATGGTTTTAGCAACCCCCGGAACACCTTCGAGCAAAACGTGACCGTTTGATAAAATCGCAACCAAAAGCTGATCGATCATTTTGTGCTGCCCTACAATTACGGTTTCCAGTTCTTTTTTGATACTGTTTACGTGATCTAAAAGCGGCGTTAGATTTATTCTGGTTTCAAAATTCACATTTTCGTTTGTGATTTCGTTCTCTGTTGTGTTGATATCGTCCATGTTGGTCTGTTTTCTGGTTGTTTTTTTTTGCCACAGATTAAAGGATTAAAATGATTTTTATTAAAATTTATTAATTTTTTCTAATCTGTGTAATTCTTTAATCTGTGGTAAATATTTTTATTTAATTCTCTATTAATTATGTTTTTTTTGCCACAGATTAGAATGATTATCACAGATTTAAATATCATTTTAATCTTTTAATCTGTGGCAAATATTTTTTTTTATCTAATGTATAATCTTTTCTATTGCATTATTAATTCTAATTAAATCTTCTTCAAGACTTCCGTGATAACTATTTCGATGTTCGTTGATCAAAAATACAAGTTCCTGAATATCTGTTTCACTTTTTCCTGTTTTATGATGCAGTTTTTGAATAAAAGTATCGTCCAGTTTTGTGGTATCGATCAAATATTCGGTTCGCATTTTTTCTAAAAAGTATATAATCTTTTTATCGATGATATTGCGGTGATCGCCTTCCTGATAATATAAATTCCCGATGGTTTTGGTAAAATCAACAGTAGAATTGGCCAAAGGTTTAAGGATAGGCACCACGCGTTGTTTGCGTTTAGCATTAAAAATAATAAAAATCAACATCCCGAATAAAAAGAAATACCATGCCCATTTTAGTCCCGGCTGAGACATAATATAACGCAAGGGCGATTGAGAAATATTTTCATTATGCTGACCTTTGGTATACCAGAAAATATCGCCTTTTGGCAAATAAGATAAAACGCTTTCGGCATATTGATAATGATCTGCTTTTAATAAATTAAAGTTGGTAAAAGCAACGGGTTGGGTATGCAAATAAAAGTACCCTTGCCTGTAAGGAACTTTTATATAATTGA encodes:
- a CDS encoding AAA family ATPase, translating into MDDINTTENEITNENVNFETRINLTPLLDHVNSIKKELETVIVGQHKMIDQLLVAILSNGHVLLEGVPGVAKTITAKLLSKTLNIGFSRIQFTPDLMPSDILGTSIFNLKTSEFEFKKGPIFSNLILIDEINRAPAKTQAALFEVMEERQITIDGSAYQLETPFLVIATQNPIEQEGTYRLPEAQLDRFLFKITIDYPKLEEEILIIQREHLLQDQGKLEAIKTILSAAEIKEYQALVKQIRVEQNLLEYIARIVVNTRENAFLYLGASPRASIAILNAAKGFAAIRGRDFVTPEDIKEATIPVLQHRVIVAPEREMEGITSSEIIKQIIETVEIPR
- a CDS encoding DUF4350 domain-containing protein, with the protein product MDKSIKIYIAVLVFILAVILLIDRDQPKPIDWRPTYAVNDKIPYGLYVFDKEINGFFKNNKVERIPNVTPYEFLDSKYDEDTLVENYKIKGTFINISESNTIDEQSIKEIFYFVSHGNNAFLSMKTFPKYLLDTLKLEINSDYLNANKTQLWLANKKTKRYTFDHQIQDYFSKIDTLNTTVLGYHGTKSSQKKHINYIKVPYRQGYFYLHTQPVAFTNFNLLKADHYQYAESVLSYLPKGDIFWYTKGQHNENISQSPLRYIMSQPGLKWAWYFFLFGMLIFIIFNAKRKQRVVPILKPLANSTVDFTKTIGNLYYQEGDHRNIIDKKIIYFLEKMRTEYLIDTTKLDDTFIQKLHHKTGKSETDIQELVFLINEHRNSYHGSLEEDLIRINNAIEKIIH